A single region of the Sorghum bicolor cultivar BTx623 chromosome 9, Sorghum_bicolor_NCBIv3, whole genome shotgun sequence genome encodes:
- the LOC8061737 gene encoding cytochrome P450 94C1 → MVAYAYATTLYVAAQAARLPSSLQPQAVAAVFFTSAACTVALAVLLALLRLRPPWWCACAVCEAYVTASWAAEFDNLCDWYAHLLRRAPGRTVHVHVLGNVLTANPPTVDHMLRGRFDNYPKGAPFSAILADFLGRGIFNVDGDSWLFQRKLAAAELASPALRCFAAGVVASELRCRLIPLLYSAAGDGDSSGDRLLDLQDVFRRFAFDCICRISFGLDPGCLELSLPMSAFADAFDTASMLSARRATAPMHVLWKLKRLLNVGEERELRDAIRLVDTLAAEVIRQRRKLGTAASGDDLLSRFMGSINDDKYLRDIVVSFMLAGRDTVASALTAFFLLLSDHPDVATAIRDEVSRVAGDDDRDGHAAASSEKLKDMHYVHAALHECMRLFPPVQFDSKFAAGDDMLPDGTFVARGTRVTYHAYAMGRMESVWGPDCAEFRPDRWLHDGRFVPESPYRYPVFQGGVRVCIGRELAIMEMKSVIVSVVQSFDIEAVGRSSHRPKFAPGLTATFAGGVPVRVRRRARARVSELRRPPR, encoded by the coding sequence ATGGTCGCATATGCATATGCAACCACGTTGTACGTGGCAGCTCAAGCAGCCCGCCTGCCGAGCTCCTTGCAGCCGCAGGCGGTGGCCGCCGTCTTCTTCACGTCGGCCGCGTGCACCGTCGCCCTagccgtcctcctggccttGCTGCGGCTCCGCCCGCCGTGGTGGTGCGCGTGCGCGGTGTGCGAGGCGTACGTGACGGCGTCGTGGGCAGCCGAGTTCGACAACCTCTGCGACTGGTACGCTCACCTGCTGCGCCGCGCGCCCGGGCGGACCGTGCACGTGCACGTGCTCGGAAACGTGCTCACCGCCAACCCGCCCACCGTCGACCACATGCTGCGCGGCCGCTTCGACAACTACCCCAAGGGCGCCCCCTTCTCGGCCATCCTCGCCGACTTCCTCGGCCGCGGGATATTCAACGTCGACGGCGACTCCTGGCTCTTCCAGCGCAagctcgccgccgccgagctcgcGTCCCCAGCGCTGCGCTGCTTCGCGGCCGGCGTCGTGGCCTCCGAGCTCCGGTGCCGACTCATTCCTCTGCTCTACTCTGCAGCCGGCGACGGAGACAGCAGCGGCGACAGGCTGCTGGACCTCCAGGACGTGTTCCGCCGCTTCGCCTTCGACTGCATATGCAGGATCTCGTTCGGCCTCGATCCCGGCTGCCTGGAGCTCTCGCTGCCCATGTCGGCGTTCGCCGACGCGTTCGACACGGCGTCGATGCTCTCCGCACGACGCGCGACGGCGCCCATGCACGTGCTCTGGAAGCTGAAGCGGCTACTCAACGTCGGGGAGGAGCGGGAGCTCCGCGACGCCATCCGCCTCGTCGACACGCTCGCCGCTGAGGTCATCCGGCAGCGCCGGAAGCTCGGCACCGCCGCCTCGGGCGACGACCTCCTGTCGCGCTTCATGGGCTCCATCAACGACGACAAGTACCTCCGGGACATCGTCGTGAGCTTCATGCTGGCCGGCCGCGACACCGTCGCCTCGGCTCTCACCGCCTTCTTCTTGCTGCTCTCCGACCACCCCGACGTGGCCACCGCGATCCGGGACGAAGTCTCGCGCGTCGCCGGAGACGACGACAGAGACGGCCACGCCGCCGCCAGCTCGGAGAAGCTCAAGGACATGCACTACGTGCACGCGGCGCTGCACGAGTGCATGCGGCTGTTCCCGCCGGTGCAGTTCGACTCCAAGTTCGCGGCCGGCGACGACATGCTCCCTGACGGCACGTTCGTCGCCAGGGGCACCCGGGTGACCTACCACGCCTACGCCATGGGCCGCATGGAGTCCGTGTGGGGCCCCGACTGCGCCGAGTTCCGGCCGGACCGCTGGCTCCACGACGGCCGGTTCGTGCCGGAGAGCCCCTACCGGTACCCAGTGTTCCAGGGCGGCGTGCGCGTCTGCATCGGCAGGGAGCTCGCCATCATGGAGATGAAGTCCGTCATCGTCTCCGTCGTGCAGAGCTTCGACATAGAGGCGGTCGGCCGGAGCTCCCACCGGCCAAAGTTCGCGCCAGGCCTTACCGCCACATTCGCCGGGGGCGTGCCTGTCAGAGTGCGGCGGCGAGCGAGAGCTCGTGTCAGCGAGCTCCGACGACCACCAAGATAA
- the LOC8072507 gene encoding pentatricopeptide repeat-containing protein At2g27610, translating to MLALGVRTHQRRHWCLAQLRGKNAGALAPELAPKSQSTLACSVPLENQTNLNDATGARQAFDEIPHRNTLDHALFDHARRGSVHQALDHFLDVHRCHGGRVGGGALVGVLKVCGSVPDRVLGKQLHGLCIRCGHDRGDVGVGTSLVDMYMKWHSVVDGRKVFEAMPKRNVVTWTSLLTGYIQDGALSDVMELFFRMRAEGVWPNSVTFASVLSVVASQGMVDLGRRVHAQSVKFGCCSTVFVCNSLMNMYAKCGLVEEARVVFCGMETRDMVSWNTLMAGLVLNGHDLEALQLFHDSRSSITMLTQSTYATVIKLCANIKQLGLARQLHSSVLKRGFHSYGNVMTALMDAYSKAGQLGNALDIFLLMSGSQNVVSWTAMINGCIQNGDVPLAAALFSRMREDGVAPNDFTYSTILTASVASLPPQIHAQVIKTNYECTSIVGTALLASYSKLCNTEEALSIFKMIDQKDVVSWSAMLTCYAQAGDSDGATNIFIKMTMHGLKPNEFTISSVIDACASPTAGVDLGRQFHAISIKHRCHDALCVSSALVSMYARKGSIESAQCIFERQTDRDLVSWNSMLSGYAQHGYSQKALDVFRQMEAEGIEMDGVTFLSVIMGCAHAGLVEEGQRYFDSMARDYGITPTMEHYACMVDLYSRAGKLDEAMSLIEGMSFPAGPMVWRTLLGACKVHKNVELGKLAAEKLLSLEPFDSATYVLLSNIYSAAGKWKEKDEVRKLMDTKKVKKEAGCSWIQIKNKVHSFIASDKSHPLSEQIYAKLRAMTTKLKQEGYCPDTSFALHEVAEEQKEAMLAMHSERLALAFGLIATPPGAPLHIFKNLRVCGDCHTVIKMVSKIEDREIVMRDCSRFHHFNSGVCSCGDFW from the coding sequence ATGTTGGCCCTAGGAGTGAGAACTCACCAGCGCCGGCACTGGTGCCTCGCACAGCTCCGTGGCAAGAACGCTGGGGCCTTGGCACCGGAACTGGCCCCGAAGTCACAGTCCACGCTCGCCTGCTCCGTCCCATTGGAGAATCAAACTAACCTCAATGACGCTACCGGTGCCCGCCAAGCGTTCGACGAAATTCCCCACAGGAACACCCTGGACCATGCCCTTTTCGACCACGCGCGGCGGGGTTCAGTCCACCAGGCGCTAGACCACTTCTTGGATGTGCACCGCTGCCATGGTGGGCGTGTTGGTGGTGGGGCACTGGTGGGGGTCCTCAAAGTCTGTGGGTCAGTTCCAGACAGAGTACTGGGGAAGCAGCTGCATGGCCTGTGCATCAGGTGTGGGCATGATCGTGGCGACGTCGGCGTGGGCACGTCTCTTGTTGACATGTACATGAAGTGGCACAGTGTTGTGGACGGCAGGAAGGTGTTTGAGGCAATGCCCAAGAGGAATGTTGTCACCTGGACGTCATTGCTCACTGGGTATATCCAGGATGGAGCATTATCGGATGTTATGGAGCTCTTCTTCAGGATGCGTGCTGAAGGGGTCTGGCCCAATTCTGTCACATTTGCGAGTGTTCTCTCAGTGGTGGCAAGCCAGGGTATGGTTGATCTTGGACGGCGCGTGCATGCTCAATCAGTTAAGTTTGGTTGCTGCTCCACTGTGTTTGTGTGCAATTCTCTGATGAACATGTATGCAAAGTGTGGACTGGTTGAAGAAGCCAGGGTCGTGTTTTGTGGGATGGAGACCAGGGACATGGTGTCATGGAATACATTGATGGCAGGCCTTGTGTTGAACGGGCATGATCTTGAAGCCCTGCAGCTGTTCCATGATTCACGATCCAGTATTACCATGCTTACACAGTCGACATACGCAACAGTGATCAAATTATGTGCAAATATCAAACAGCTTGGCCTGGCCCGTCAACTTCACAGCAGTGTTCTTAAACGTGGGTTTCATTCATATGGCAATGTAATGACAGCCCTCATGGATGCCTACAGCAAAGCAGGTCAACTGGGTAATGCTCTGGATATATTTTTGTTGATGTCAGGATCTCAGAATGTTGTTTCATGGACTGCTATGATTAATGGGTGCATTCAGAATGGTGATGTACCTCTTGCTGCTGCTCTTTTTAGCAGAATGAGAGAAGATGGTGTTGCTCCGAATGATTTCACCTACTCAACAATTCTGACAGCGTCAGTGGCCAGCTTGCCTCCCCAAATTCATGCCCAGGTGATCAAGACAAACTATGAGTGTACATCAATTGTTGGAACTGCACTTCTCGCCTCTTACTCTAAGCTTTGCAACACTGAAGAAGCTCTTTCTATATTTAAAATGATTGACCAGAAGGATGTTGTTTCATGGTCTGCAATGTTGACTTGCTATGCCCAAGCTGGTGATTCCGATGGTGCCACaaatatattcatcaagatgACCATGCATGGCTTGAAGCCAAATGAGTTTACAATCTCTAGTGTTATTGATGCTTGTGCTAGTCCGACAGCTGGAGTTGACCTGGGTAGGCAGTTCCATGCTATTTCTATCAAGCACAGATGCCATGATGCACTCTGTGTGAGCAGTGCACTTGTTAGTATGTATGCAAGAAAAGGGAGCATCGAGAGTGCTCAGTGTATCTTTGAGAGGCAAACAGATAGAGATTTGGTGTCATGGAACTCAATGCTATCAGGGTATGCACAGCATGGTTACAGCCAAAAGGCCCTTGATGTATTTCGACAGATGGAAGCTGAGGGCATTGAGATGGATGGCGTCACATTCCTTTCTGTGATCATGGGATGTGCTCATGCTGGTCTTGTTGAAGAAGGTCAGCGATACTTTGATTCGATGGCCAGAGACTATGGGATCACTCCAACCATGGAGCATTATGCGTGCATGGTTGATCTCTATAGCCGCGCAGGCAAGCTGGATGAAGCAATGAGCCTTATAGAAGGCATGTCATTCCCAGCAGGTCCAATGGTATGGCGCACATTGCTAGGAGCTTGTAAAGTTCACAAGAATGTTGAGCTTGGAAAGTTGGCTGCGGAGAAGCTGCTGTCACTTGAACCTTTTGACTCGGCTACATACGTGCTACTCTCCAACATTTATTCGGCTGCAGGGAAGTGGAAAGAGAAGGATGAAGTGAGGAAGCTCATGGACACTAAAAAGGTTAAGAAAGAAGCTGGATGCAGCTGGATTCAGATCAAGAATAAAGTCCATTCCTTTATAGCTTCAGACAAGTCGCATCCTTTATCAGAACAGATATATGCAAAGCTCAGGGCAATGACAACTAAGTTAAAGCAAGAAGGTTATTGTCCTGATACAAGCTTTGCGCTTCATGAAGTGGCAGAAGAGCAGAAAGAAGCTATGCTGGCAATGCACAGTGAGCGCCTAGCCCTCGCATTTGGTTTGATAGCTACACCACCAGGGGCACCCCTTCACATTTTTAAGAACCTGCGGGTGTGTGGGGACTGCCACACTGTGATCAAAATGGTCTCTAAAATTGAGGATAGGGAGATTGTAATGCGAGATTGCAGCAGGTTCCACCACTTCAATTCAGGGGTCTGCTCTTGTGGCGATTTTTGGTGA